The Actinocorallia herbida DNA window GCGCTTCCCACGACGGGTCACGGAGAGACGTCGGTACCCTTCCGCCATGGATCTCATGCGCGGATCGGCCCAGCGCCCGCTGGTGACGTTCTACGACGACGCCTCGGGCGAGCGCCTGGAGTTCTCCCGCCGCACGTTCGACAACTGGATCGCCAAGACGGCGAACCTGCTGGTGGACGGGCTCGGCGCGGCGCCGGGCGGCCGGGTCGTCCTCGATCTGCCCCTGCACTGGCAGACCGCGGTGTGGATCTTCGCCGCGTGGTGGACGGGCCAGGAGGTCGTCCTCGGCCGGGACGCGGTCCGCGAGGAGGACGGCGTCTGGGTCACCGATGACCCGCGCTCCGCGCCGGACTGGCCCGAGGAGGTCGTCGGGCTGTCCCTGGACGCCATGGGCGCCCCGCTCAAGGACGCCCCCGCCTGGGTGACCGACTACGCCGTCGAGGTCAGAGCGTACGGAGACCGCTTCTCTCCGTACGTGCACGCCGGCCCGCAGCTGACTGTGACGAACGCCACATTCTCCACATCACAGCTAGATACCGAAATAGTCTCATTCCTCCGTGAGCACAGCCTGCGCGCCGATGATCGGGTTCTGGTGACCGCCCCGTTCACCGACGCGCCGAGTCTGATCTCCGGGCTGCTCGCCCCGCTCCGCGCCGAAGGATCGGTCATACTTTGTCGCAACCTTGACGATGATCTGATGCCGCGCAGGATCGAAACGGAGCATGTGACCGCAGTAGCCGGACCGGAAACGCCGTACGCCAACGTGCGCCGTCTCCCGTGACCTACTCTCGTGGAGCCATGAACAGCCCCCTGTATCTCGACTACGCCGAAGACGCGAAGGCGCCGGAGCCGGAGACCCTGGAGAACAGGGGAGTCTCCAAAGGCTGGAAGGCGCTCGGCTGGACATCGATCGCCCTGTCCGGCGTCCTCGTCCTGGGCAGCATCTCCGCCTACGGCTATGTCCGCTACCTGGACCACCGGATCACCCGGGTCGACATCGACGAAGGGGTCGCCAACGCGGTGCCCAAGCTGAACGAGGCGGTCAACATCCTCCTCCTCGGCTCGGACTCCCGGCAGGGCAAGGACAACGAGAAGTACGGCAAGAGCCTCGCCGAGGAGACCCCGCGCGCGGACACGACGATCCTCATGCACCTGTCCCCCGGCGGCGGCGCGGTGACCGGCATCAGCTTCCCGCGCGACCTCATGGTGGACATCCCCGCCTGCGACACCCCCGACGGCGGCACCTCGGCCCCGCAGACCGCGATGATCAACTCGGCGTTCAGCATCGGCGGCGTCGAGTGCACCTGGAAGACCATCCAGACGATCACCAACATCCACATCGACCACGCCGCGGTGGTCGACTTCGCCGGGTTCAAGGGCGTAGTCGACGCGATCGGCGGCGTCCAGATCTGCCTGCCGAACGACGTCAACGACCCGCAGAGCAAACTGAACCTGAAGAAGGGCAAGCACACCGTCAAGGGCGAGACCGCCCTGGCGTACGTGCGCGCCCGGCACGGCCTCGGCGACGGCTCCGACCTCAGCCGCGTCAAGCGCCAGCAGCAGTTCCTCGGCTCGGTCGCCAAGAAGGCCCTCAGCCAGGGCGTCCTGGGCAACCCCGGGAAGCTGAACGGGCTGCTGAAATCGGTCACCAAGACCGTCGAGGTGGACCAGGACTTCACCATCACGGCGATGGCCGACCTCGGCACCAAGCTCAAGGACGTCGAGGTCAACAAGATCCGCTTCGTGACGGTGCCCTACGCCGCGTACGCGCCCGACCCCAACCGGGTCGCCCTCGCCCAGCCCGACGCCAACACCTTCTTCTCGCAGATCGCCAATGACAACGAGATCGAGGACATGAACCAGAAGGCGGAGACCGTCCCCGCCGCCCAGGTCAAGGTGAAGGTGCTCAACGGCAGCGGCATCGAGGGCGCCGCGGCCCGCACCGGCGAGGCGCTCACCGCCAAGGAGTTCCAGGTCCTGTCCGTCGGCAACCCCAAGGAACTGCCGACCGAGACCCAGATCCTGTACGGCGAGGGCGCGGAGGCCGCGGCGAACACGCTGGCCAAGCAGGTCTCCGGGGCCAAGCCCGTCGCGTCGTCGAAGGTCGCCGCCGGCACCGTCCACCTGGTCCTCGGTCCGGGCTGGACCGGCCTGGTCACCAAGACCAAGCTGCCGAAGAAGCTCGACGGCGAGATCAAGGCCAACGACAACATCTGCGCCAAGACCTGATCGGCGACCGTTAATATTCGGTGATTTCCCCGTGTTCCACGGAGACGCCGCGCTGCTAGGTTCTCATGCACCTTTCAGCAGGCTCTCATGTGGGATCCACCTTGACGCAGACCGCAGTACCCGGACAGGCGCCCTCAGCGGCCGCCCCGGCGCCCAAGACGCGCGACCCGTTCTTCGACAACGCGAAGTACCTGGCGATCATCCTCGTGGTCCTCGGGCACGCGCTCGCCGGGATGCGCGGCTACGGCGTCGCCGAGGGCGTGTACACGTTCCTGTACCTGTTCCACATGCCGCTGTTCATCGTGATCACCGGGTACTTCTCGCGGTCGTTCTCGTTCAGCCGCCGCAAGGCCCAGCGCCTGCTGACGGCGGTCGGCGCGCCTTATCTCATCTTCGAGATCGGGTACTCGCTGTTCGAGTGGCACTTCAACGACAAGAAGCAGCTGGAGATCAGCCTCCTCGATCCGATCTACCTCACCTGGTTCCTGCTCGCGCTGTTCCTGTGGCGGCTGTCGACCCCGGTGTGGCAGCAGATCCGGTGGCCCCTGGCCGTCGCGGTCGGGATCTCCCTGCTGGCCTACACCGCGCCGCTGGCCACCGACCTGGAGATGCACCGGGTCTTCGGCCTCGCGCCCTTCTACGTCCTCGGCCTGTGCCTGCGCCCCGCGCACTTCGACCTGGTGCGCCGCCCCGGCGCCCGGATCGTCGGCGCCGCGGTCCTGGCCGCCGGATTCGCAGGCGCGTTCCTCATCAAGGACCGGGTGGACTACCGCTGGTTCTACTGGCGCGACACCCACAAGGTCTTCAACGTCGACTGGGTCACCGGCACCGCGATGCGGCTCGGCATGATGGTCGTCGCGGTCGTCCTGGTCGCCGCGTTCCTCGCCGTCGTGCCGCGGCGCCGCGCCTGGTTCACCGACCTCGGCGCGGCGACGATCTTCTCCTACCTGCTGCACGGGTTCTTCATCAAATACGCCCAGTTCCAGGGCTGGGACGAGGCCGCGGTGTTCCAGACCCCGTGGGGACTCGCCGCGACCGTCGTTTTCGCGGTGGTCCTGGGCACCGCGCTGTGCACTCCGCCGGTCCAGAAGATCTTTCGCTGGGCGGTAGAACCCAGGGCAAGCTGGGCTTTCGTCAGTAAGTGATGCAGAACACGCTTATTACAGGTACCCATCGGGCAGATGAACGTAGCTTGACGCGGTCCGGAAGTCTGTAGAGTCGTCGGATGCCGCATGCGTGATCGTGATCATCAGCGCACGGTCGACGCCTCGGTAGACTCGCGGCAGGCCTGCCGCCGGCCAAGCCTCCATTGCTGGAAACGGATTCATCTGGAATGAGCAGCGTGTTCCTGAGTGTCATCGTGCCCGTGCACGGCGTCCAGGGTTACCTCCGCCAGTGCCTCGACTCGATCCTCTACCCGGGGTGCCCCGACCTCGAAGTGATCGCGATTGATGACAAGTCCCCGGACGGCTGCGGCGCCATTCTGGACGAGTACGCGCTGCGCGATCCGCGGCTGCGGGTCGTCCACCTTGAGCAGAACGTGGGCCTCGGCGAGGCCCGCAACGTGGGCCTCTCCCTGGCGACGGGCGAGTACGTCTGGTTCTTCGACAGCGACGACTACGCCGCGGACGGCGCCATGTCCTCGGTCTACGACCGGCTGCACGAGACCCGCCCCGACGTCCTGATCTTCGACTACGCGCGCTCGTACTGGCACGGCAAAGTGCAGCGCAGCGTCATCAACAAGCTGTTCCGTGAGCCCCCCGCCCCCGAGGTCTTCGCGCTGAAGGACCGCGCGAGCGTCCTCCAGTTGATGATGACCGCCTGGAACAAGGCGATCCGCCGGGACTTCCTGGTCGACCTCGGCATCAAGTTCAGCGGCGGGTACTACGAGGACATCAACGTCACCTACCCGATCCTCATGGCGGCCGACAAGCTCAGCCTCCTCGACGAGGTCGTCTACATCTACCGCCAGCGCCGCCGCGGCGCGATCACCCGCACCGGCGGCAAGAAGCACTTCGACGCCTTCGCCCAGTACGAGCGCATCTTCGCGTTCATGGACCGGCATCCCGAGACCGACCAGTACCGTCCGCTGATGTTCGACCGGACGATCTGGCATCTGCTGATCATCCTCGGCCGCGGCGACCGGGTACTGCCGGAGGACCGCGCGAAGTTCTTCGCCGGGATGTCGAAGATCTACAAGACCTACCGCCCGAAGGCGCACGTGCTGCCCGAGGACGCCCAGCTCGCGGCCAAGTACAAGCTGATCGAGAAGAACAACTACCGGGCGTTCGCCACCTCCAAGCGGCTCAACGAGCAGCGGCTGGCGGCCAAGCAGCGGCTGCGCAAGACCAAGCGGCAGGCCCGGCGCGCGATCAACTTCGCCAAGGGCAAGGCCAAGGGCGTCTACTACCGGATCCAGCTCCGCATGCCGCTCGACCCGAACCTCGCCGTCTACGCGGCGTACTGGTACCGGGGCTACGCCTGCAACCCCGCGGCGATCTACGAGAAGCAGAAGGAGCTCGCGCCGCAGATCAAGGGCGTGTGGGTGGTCCGCAAGGGCTCCCACAAGGAGATGCCCGAAGGCGTCCCCTACGTGGTGGCCGGCTCGCGGGCGCACTCGCGGCTGATGGCGCGGGCGAAGTACTTCGTGAACAACGTGAACTTCACCGACGACCCGGTCAAGCGCAAGGGCCAGGTCCACGTGATGACGCAGCACGGGACCCCGCTGAAGAAGATGGGCCTGGACCAGATGGACTTCCCCGTCTCGGCCGGGGACATGGACTTCCGCGAGCTGATCATGCGCGCGGACCGCTGGGACTACCTGGTGTCGTCCAACCTGCTGTCCAGCGAGGCGTGGGACCGGGGCTTCCCCTGCTCCTACGAGATGCTCGAGGTCGGCTACCCGCGCAACGACCGCCTCGTGCGGGCGACCGAGGCCGAGCGCACCCGGCTGCGCGCGGAACTCGGCATCAAGCCCGGCGTGAAGGCGATCCTCTACACGCCGACGCACCGCGACTACATGAAGCGGTTCGCGCCGCAGTTCGACCTCGTCGAGTTCGCCAAGACGCTGGGCCCGGACTACGTCCTGCTGCTGCGCGCGCACTACTTCTACAAGCCGAAGAAGCGCGGCCTGCCCGAGGACCGGATCATCGACGTCTCGGGCTACCCGACCGTCGAGGACCTGATGATCGCGTCCGACGCGCTCATCACGGACTACTCGTCGATCATGTTCGACTACGCGGTCCTGGAGGACCGGCCGATCGTGATCTACGCGAACGACTGGGACACCTACAAGCGCACCCGGGGCGTCAACTTCGACCTGTCGCAGCAGCCCCCCGGCGTGTTCGCGCAGACCCCGGAGGAACTCACCGACGCCTTCCTCACCGGCGCCGCCTGGGGCGGCTCGGCGGCCAAGGACCGCGTCGAGTTCCGCGCCCGCTACTGCCCCTGGGACAACGGCAGCGCCGCGGAACGCGTCGTCCGCCGCGTCTACCTCGGCCAGCAACTCCCCAAGCCCGTCCGGTAAATAGCCCGAAAAGCGTATTAAGTCCGAACCCTTCCTCCCGAAAACGCGTCTCACGCAGCGCGTCCGTCGGGAGGAAGGGTTCTTCGCATATGAGGCACATTTCGGCACTGCTGACCGGGGTCCTGCTCGCCGCGGCGCTCCCCGGCGCCGCGGCCTCGGCCGCCGCCCGGCCCGCGAAGCCCGGGGACTTCGACGGCGACGGACGCGGCGATCTCGTCGTGCTGTCGCCCTCGCTGCGCAAGGGGAAGGGGCCGCTCGGCGTCGTGACGGTGCGCTACGGGGACGGGAAGGTCCGGCATCTCTCCACCCGGAAGGGCACGACCCCGGCCGAGACGTCGGTCTCGGCGGACTTCGACCGGGACGGGTACGCCGATCTGGCGACGACCGGGAAAGCGGCCCGGGGCGTGACCGTCGTTTACGGGTCGGCCAAGGGGCTCTCCGGGCGGCGGGCCCATCTCCCCGTGCCGCACGCGACGCCGGGGGCGGCGCGCCTCCTCGCCGCCGGGGACTTCGACGGGAACGGCAGGCCCGACCTCGTCGCGACCGCGGGAGCCGACACCCGCGTCTTCCTCGACGTGCGCCGCGGCGCCCCCAGAGCGAACACCGAGTTCCCCGGCGAGAGCGCCTGCGCGGTGACGCCCGTCGCCGCCGATGTCACCGGCGACGGGTTCGACGACCTGTACCTCGCCGACCGGGACGGTGACGACCTCCTGTTCCGCGGCGGCCGGCGCGGCTTCGGCACGCCCGTCCGGACGCCCCAGTACGTCACCTGGACGGCTCCGGTCACCGCCGCCACCGGCGACTTCGACAACGACGGGCACGCCGACATCGCCCTCCAGTACGGGGGCGACACCGTCGAGATCAGGCACGGGCACTCCGGCGGGCTGCACACCGTCCGCCATGTCACCGGAGAGGAGATCGGGTTCCCCGGCAAGCCGCTCACCGCGCACCCGGAGTCGTCCCTCGCGGTCGGCGACGTCGACCGGGACGGGCGCGACGACCTCGTCCTCGGCCAGCCCGGCGGCGGGCCGCAGGCGTCCGGGCGGGTGGTCGTCCTCTACAGCGCCGAGAACGGCATCCGGATCAAGGACCCGCAGGCGTTCCACCAGGGGCAGGCGGCCCTGCACGCGACGCCGCGCGGCACCGACCGCTTCGGCTCGGCCGTCGCGCTCGTCGACTTCTCCGGCGGCCGCTCCCCCGAACTCGTCGTGGCCGCCGCCGGAGAACAGCGGCTCTACGTGCTGCGCAACACCGGCAAGCGGTTCACCTCGGCCGAACCGGGCAAGATCATCCCTGCGGCGTGGGGCCTCTCCGGCGCGTCCTGGGCGCCCATTATGGACAGCCCCGCATGAGGCGATGTGATGACCAATGCCCGACTTTCCTCAGAAAGCTCGGCGATGATCCGGTAATGTCACGCGCTGATGTTCTTGTACGGGGCTGGGGAGGTTCGGGGTGCTGAGGAGCAAGGGTCACAGACGTGGGCTCGCCGGGGTGCTGGCGGCGGTCGCGGCGGCAGGAACGGTCGCCGCGCTACCCGCGACGTCGGCCACGGCGGGCGGCGGAGTGAAATCGCACGTCGTGTTCAACAACCCGATGACCGACAAGGGCGCGCGCAACATCGAGAACCGCATCACCAAACTGGTGAAGGGCGCCAAGCCGGGCAGCAAGATCCGGATCAGCGTCTACCGGTTCTCCAACGCCTACGGCATCGCCGACGCGCTCATCGCGGCCGACCGGCGCGGTGTCGACGTCCGGATCGTCGCCGACAAGTACTCCCTCAAGCGCTGGGGCCCCGACTACGCCCCGACCGGCTTCGAGCGGGTCCGTGACGCGATCGGCGGCGGCAAGGCGATCACCTGCCCGGAGACCCGCGCGTGCATCGGCGAGAAGCTGAACCACACCAAGTTCTTCCTGTTCAGCAACACCCGCGGCACCTCGAACGTCGTCGTGCAGACGTCGCAGAACCTCAACGCGACCGGCGGCACCACCACGGACTGGAACGACGCGGTCGTCCTGGCCAACGCCGCGGGCACCTACCGCGCCTAT harbors:
- a CDS encoding bifunctional glycosyltransferase/CDP-glycerol:glycerophosphate glycerophosphotransferase encodes the protein MFLSVIVPVHGVQGYLRQCLDSILYPGCPDLEVIAIDDKSPDGCGAILDEYALRDPRLRVVHLEQNVGLGEARNVGLSLATGEYVWFFDSDDYAADGAMSSVYDRLHETRPDVLIFDYARSYWHGKVQRSVINKLFREPPAPEVFALKDRASVLQLMMTAWNKAIRRDFLVDLGIKFSGGYYEDINVTYPILMAADKLSLLDEVVYIYRQRRRGAITRTGGKKHFDAFAQYERIFAFMDRHPETDQYRPLMFDRTIWHLLIILGRGDRVLPEDRAKFFAGMSKIYKTYRPKAHVLPEDAQLAAKYKLIEKNNYRAFATSKRLNEQRLAAKQRLRKTKRQARRAINFAKGKAKGVYYRIQLRMPLDPNLAVYAAYWYRGYACNPAAIYEKQKELAPQIKGVWVVRKGSHKEMPEGVPYVVAGSRAHSRLMARAKYFVNNVNFTDDPVKRKGQVHVMTQHGTPLKKMGLDQMDFPVSAGDMDFRELIMRADRWDYLVSSNLLSSEAWDRGFPCSYEMLEVGYPRNDRLVRATEAERTRLRAELGIKPGVKAILYTPTHRDYMKRFAPQFDLVEFAKTLGPDYVLLLRAHYFYKPKKRGLPEDRIIDVSGYPTVEDLMIASDALITDYSSIMFDYAVLEDRPIVIYANDWDTYKRTRGVNFDLSQQPPGVFAQTPEELTDAFLTGAAWGGSAAKDRVEFRARYCPWDNGSAAERVVRRVYLGQQLPKPVR
- a CDS encoding acyltransferase family protein; translated protein: MTQTAVPGQAPSAAAPAPKTRDPFFDNAKYLAIILVVLGHALAGMRGYGVAEGVYTFLYLFHMPLFIVITGYFSRSFSFSRRKAQRLLTAVGAPYLIFEIGYSLFEWHFNDKKQLEISLLDPIYLTWFLLALFLWRLSTPVWQQIRWPLAVAVGISLLAYTAPLATDLEMHRVFGLAPFYVLGLCLRPAHFDLVRRPGARIVGAAVLAAGFAGAFLIKDRVDYRWFYWRDTHKVFNVDWVTGTAMRLGMMVVAVVLVAAFLAVVPRRRAWFTDLGAATIFSYLLHGFFIKYAQFQGWDEAAVFQTPWGLAATVVFAVVLGTALCTPPVQKIFRWAVEPRASWAFVSK
- a CDS encoding LCP family protein translates to MNSPLYLDYAEDAKAPEPETLENRGVSKGWKALGWTSIALSGVLVLGSISAYGYVRYLDHRITRVDIDEGVANAVPKLNEAVNILLLGSDSRQGKDNEKYGKSLAEETPRADTTILMHLSPGGGAVTGISFPRDLMVDIPACDTPDGGTSAPQTAMINSAFSIGGVECTWKTIQTITNIHIDHAAVVDFAGFKGVVDAIGGVQICLPNDVNDPQSKLNLKKGKHTVKGETALAYVRARHGLGDGSDLSRVKRQQQFLGSVAKKALSQGVLGNPGKLNGLLKSVTKTVEVDQDFTITAMADLGTKLKDVEVNKIRFVTVPYAAYAPDPNRVALAQPDANTFFSQIANDNEIEDMNQKAETVPAAQVKVKVLNGSGIEGAAARTGEALTAKEFQVLSVGNPKELPTETQILYGEGAEAAANTLAKQVSGAKPVASSKVAAGTVHLVLGPGWTGLVTKTKLPKKLDGEIKANDNICAKT
- a CDS encoding FG-GAP repeat domain-containing protein yields the protein MRHISALLTGVLLAAALPGAAASAAARPAKPGDFDGDGRGDLVVLSPSLRKGKGPLGVVTVRYGDGKVRHLSTRKGTTPAETSVSADFDRDGYADLATTGKAARGVTVVYGSAKGLSGRRAHLPVPHATPGAARLLAAGDFDGNGRPDLVATAGADTRVFLDVRRGAPRANTEFPGESACAVTPVAADVTGDGFDDLYLADRDGDDLLFRGGRRGFGTPVRTPQYVTWTAPVTAATGDFDNDGHADIALQYGGDTVEIRHGHSGGLHTVRHVTGEEIGFPGKPLTAHPESSLAVGDVDRDGRDDLVLGQPGGGPQASGRVVVLYSAENGIRIKDPQAFHQGQAALHATPRGTDRFGSAVALVDFSGGRSPELVVAAAGEQRLYVLRNTGKRFTSAEPGKIIPAAWGLSGASWAPIMDSPA
- a CDS encoding TIGR03089 family protein encodes the protein MDLMRGSAQRPLVTFYDDASGERLEFSRRTFDNWIAKTANLLVDGLGAAPGGRVVLDLPLHWQTAVWIFAAWWTGQEVVLGRDAVREEDGVWVTDDPRSAPDWPEEVVGLSLDAMGAPLKDAPAWVTDYAVEVRAYGDRFSPYVHAGPQLTVTNATFSTSQLDTEIVSFLREHSLRADDRVLVTAPFTDAPSLISGLLAPLRAEGSVILCRNLDDDLMPRRIETEHVTAVAGPETPYANVRRLP